A genomic segment from Polyangium mundeleinium encodes:
- a CDS encoding PAS domain-containing protein — translation MSTEISLLQELVDGMPDPMFFKDRQHRWIAFNRAFCELLGRPPEEIRGRSDPDFFPPDQVDVFWKHDDMVFETGRPDLNEEKISLGDGQLKILWTRKVPIRDASQAVVGLYGLIMDITDQMEHARQTDLFEAEATRQQAIIEAQERVIDGLVVPVLEIWEGILLLPLVGALSQGRAGHAIESVLASVSQRGTETVLIDITGAGLPDAAGAELLVRAVRALALLGCRTILVGISAESARTFVEGGLDLGAMTTCATLKQGLSRALALRRGSPRR, via the coding sequence ATGAGCACCGAGATCAGCCTGCTCCAAGAGCTCGTCGACGGAATGCCGGATCCGATGTTTTTCAAGGACCGGCAGCACCGGTGGATTGCATTCAATCGTGCATTTTGCGAGCTCCTCGGCCGGCCTCCGGAGGAAATCCGCGGCCGGAGCGATCCGGATTTTTTCCCGCCCGATCAGGTCGACGTGTTCTGGAAGCACGACGACATGGTCTTCGAGACGGGCAGGCCTGATCTCAACGAGGAGAAGATCTCGCTCGGCGATGGCCAGCTCAAGATCCTCTGGACACGCAAGGTGCCGATTCGCGACGCGTCGCAGGCCGTGGTGGGGCTTTATGGGCTCATCATGGATATCACCGACCAGATGGAGCACGCCCGCCAGACCGATCTCTTCGAAGCCGAGGCGACGCGGCAACAGGCGATCATCGAGGCGCAGGAGCGCGTCATCGATGGCCTCGTCGTGCCGGTGCTCGAAATATGGGAGGGCATTTTGCTATTGCCGCTCGTCGGCGCGCTCTCGCAGGGGCGAGCGGGGCACGCCATCGAGAGCGTCCTCGCCTCCGTCAGCCAGCGCGGCACGGAGACGGTGCTCATCGACATCACGGGCGCGGGTTTGCCCGACGCGGCCGGGGCCGAGCTGCTCGTCCGCGCGGTGCGCGCCCTCGCCTTGCTCGGCTGCCGCACGATCCTCGTCGGCATCAGCGCGGAATCGGCCCGCACGTTCGTCGAGGGAGGTCTGGATCTCGGCGCAATGACGACCTGCGCCACCCTGAAACAAGGATTGTCCCGGGCGCTCGCATTGCGACGGGGATCGCCGCGGCGTTGA
- a CDS encoding ATP-dependent helicase, producing the protein MTDLVAFPPPAFPEPADELNEPQARAVAHAEGPLVVFAGAGSGKTRVITYRIANLLAGHRVPPYRVLAVTFTNKAAGEMRRRIASLAGDEIAKELWIGTFHATCARLLRRFHDAAGLERNFVIYDDSDQRAVVARVLKELSLDDKRYPPRQVLSRIHKEKQEGRGPDAFEPQGFFDDAILKVYEGYERYLRKANAVDFDDLILSVLRIAEDPKSLAGDDLRARFRHVLVDEFQDVNQVQYRLVRALAASRNLCVVGDDDQSIYRWRGADVRIVRNFRRDFPDAAIVKLEQNYRSTGNVVRAALGVIKPAKDREPKELWTARDPGEPVVVVAAQNEHDEAAWVAERVREAQARGVPLGEVAIFYRVHAQSRVLEEVLRAERIPYQIVGGMRFFERAEVKDLLSYLRILDNPKSDVDLERIINVPARKIGGATLDRLTQVANALDVPLYEAILPLTDRGGLGTAAKKSLLAFRDLIESLREKAASAPPSDLAREVLERTGYARMLDEDDSAESDARKQNLQELVGSILDYEAEAAAAGQVGALSGYLERVTLSSDIDALEDAPRVSMMTVHAAKGLEFDTVFITGMEDEIFPFKGPDPKRNEDIEEERRLAYVAVTRARERLFVTHTARRMIFGNTRFGVPSRFIADFPTSSVKGLMTAAASSERSFRDGYRDGHRDEPARPRGPWSHPMERGGDAPARSFSSRSTSTPTPARAPGERYIEREPAEASGEGGLARGARVMHEKFGVGAIIDVDPGDDPIATVKFSGWGVKRIKARFLRTE; encoded by the coding sequence GTGACGGATCTGGTGGCCTTTCCTCCGCCGGCTTTCCCCGAACCGGCGGACGAGCTCAACGAGCCCCAGGCGCGGGCCGTGGCCCACGCCGAGGGCCCGCTCGTCGTGTTTGCGGGCGCGGGCAGCGGCAAGACGCGCGTCATCACGTACCGCATTGCGAACCTGCTCGCCGGGCACCGCGTGCCCCCCTACCGCGTGCTCGCCGTGACGTTCACGAACAAGGCGGCCGGCGAGATGCGCCGCCGCATCGCGAGCCTCGCGGGCGACGAAATCGCCAAAGAGCTCTGGATCGGCACCTTCCACGCGACGTGCGCGCGCCTGCTTCGCCGCTTCCACGACGCGGCCGGCCTCGAGCGCAACTTTGTCATCTACGACGACTCCGACCAGCGCGCGGTCGTCGCGCGGGTCTTGAAGGAGCTCTCGCTCGACGACAAGCGTTACCCGCCGCGGCAGGTCCTCTCGCGCATCCACAAGGAGAAGCAGGAGGGCCGCGGCCCCGACGCCTTCGAGCCGCAGGGCTTCTTCGACGACGCGATCCTCAAGGTCTACGAGGGCTACGAGCGGTACCTCCGCAAGGCGAACGCCGTCGACTTCGACGACCTCATCCTCTCGGTCCTCCGCATCGCCGAGGATCCGAAGAGCCTCGCCGGCGACGATCTCCGCGCGCGTTTCCGCCACGTCCTCGTCGACGAGTTCCAGGACGTGAACCAGGTCCAGTACCGCCTCGTGCGCGCGCTCGCCGCGAGCCGCAACCTCTGCGTCGTCGGCGACGACGATCAGAGCATCTATCGCTGGCGTGGCGCCGACGTCCGCATCGTCCGGAACTTCCGGCGCGACTTCCCCGACGCCGCCATCGTCAAGCTGGAGCAGAACTACAGGTCCACGGGCAACGTCGTCCGGGCCGCGCTCGGCGTGATCAAGCCGGCCAAGGATCGCGAGCCGAAGGAGCTCTGGACCGCGCGCGACCCCGGCGAGCCCGTCGTCGTCGTGGCCGCGCAGAACGAGCACGACGAGGCCGCCTGGGTGGCCGAGCGTGTCCGCGAGGCCCAGGCGCGTGGCGTCCCGCTCGGCGAGGTCGCGATCTTCTACCGCGTGCACGCCCAGTCGCGCGTGCTCGAAGAGGTCCTCCGCGCCGAGCGCATTCCCTACCAGATCGTCGGCGGCATGCGCTTCTTCGAGCGCGCCGAGGTGAAGGACCTGCTCTCGTACCTGCGTATCCTCGACAACCCGAAGAGCGACGTCGACCTCGAGCGCATCATCAACGTCCCCGCGCGCAAGATCGGCGGCGCCACGCTCGACAGGCTCACGCAGGTCGCGAACGCGCTCGACGTGCCGCTCTACGAGGCGATCCTTCCCCTCACGGATCGCGGCGGCCTCGGCACGGCCGCGAAGAAGAGCTTGCTCGCGTTCCGTGATCTCATCGAAAGCCTGCGTGAAAAGGCCGCCTCCGCGCCGCCGAGCGACCTCGCGCGCGAGGTCCTCGAACGCACGGGCTACGCGCGCATGCTCGACGAGGACGACAGCGCCGAGAGCGACGCGCGCAAGCAGAACCTCCAGGAGCTCGTGGGCTCCATCCTCGATTACGAGGCCGAGGCCGCGGCGGCGGGGCAGGTCGGCGCGCTCTCCGGCTACCTCGAGCGTGTCACGCTTTCGAGCGACATCGACGCGCTCGAAGACGCGCCGCGTGTCTCCATGATGACCGTGCACGCGGCCAAGGGCCTCGAGTTCGACACGGTCTTCATCACGGGCATGGAGGACGAGATCTTCCCCTTCAAGGGCCCGGATCCCAAGCGCAACGAGGACATCGAAGAGGAGCGCCGCCTCGCGTACGTCGCCGTCACGCGCGCCCGCGAGCGGCTCTTCGTCACGCACACGGCGCGTCGCATGATCTTCGGCAACACCCGCTTCGGCGTGCCGAGCCGCTTCATTGCCGACTTCCCGACGTCGTCCGTGAAAGGCCTCATGACGGCCGCGGCGTCGAGCGAGCGCTCCTTTCGCGACGGCTACCGCGACGGGCACCGCGACGAACCCGCGCGCCCGCGCGGGCCGTGGTCGCATCCCATGGAGCGCGGCGGCGACGCGCCCGCGCGCTCGTTCTCCTCGCGCTCCACGTCCACACCCACGCCCGCGCGCGCCCCTGGGGAGCGGTACATCGAGCGCGAGCCGGCCGAGGCCTCCGGCGAGGGCGGCCTCGCGCGCGGAGCGCGTGTCATGCACGAGAAGTTCGGCGTCGGCGCCATCATCGACGTCGACCCCGGCGACGACCCGATTGCCACCGTCAAGTTCTCCGGCTGGGGCGTGAAGCGAATCAAAGCACGATTCCTCCGCACCGAGTGA
- a CDS encoding D-alanine--D-alanine ligase family protein: protein MRIALTYNLKITGSPEEAEFDSPATIDAIEGALVRAGHEVERVEVSGPASRVIARLESISPDLVFNMAEGHKGKTREAFYPALFDELGFPYTGSDAYTLCLTLDKALTKRTLAGFGVPTPRARLVTRVAIESGALDDVTFPVIVKPNFEGSSKGISGDFSVCEDGHELAEVVDRQLARYPAGLLVERFLRGVDVSCAFVEGLGVDGVLDPVEYVIDPRYSNLYNVYDFHLKNVRPEHVTSRVAELPVAVLDRLQTLTRRIVRALDLKDLGRCEFRVAPGSPQTGYDIHFLEVDALPSLDPNAAMFVAAKKGGFDFDGVIRSIVRSSCKRRGMSQFVDGAPHRRAKKTTLRVGFTFNMKRDGGDAEAEFDSPQTIEAISNAIESFGHTVIPLEAKPDLPHRLLAAQPDVVFNIAEGVRGRGREAQVPAMLELLGIPYSGSDPTTLSLCLDKGLTKQILRASRIETPEWQVLTTGREKLKPFRYPVIVKPNAEGTSKGITGASVVPDEASARAAAKLMVERYGQPALVEEYIDGREFTVGLLGDRRPRVLPPMEVVFVDPPEHPVYGFEEKQMGTTRVRFECPANLSSAELKRIEKITRDTFLALHCRDVARIDLRMAKDGTVYVIECNPLPGLTPDFSDLCVIGKVASMDFRTLIGEILAGCIKRFRGERAATAPPLASVATPTPAHGLPPLLTASTGPVKPNGS from the coding sequence ATGCGCATCGCGCTCACCTACAATCTCAAAATCACGGGCTCCCCCGAGGAGGCGGAGTTCGACAGCCCAGCAACCATCGACGCGATCGAAGGGGCTCTCGTGCGCGCAGGCCACGAGGTCGAGCGCGTCGAAGTCTCCGGCCCCGCCTCGCGTGTCATCGCGCGGCTCGAATCGATCTCCCCGGATCTCGTGTTCAACATGGCCGAGGGGCACAAGGGCAAGACGCGCGAGGCGTTTTACCCCGCGCTCTTCGACGAGCTCGGCTTTCCGTACACGGGCTCGGACGCGTACACGCTCTGCCTCACGCTCGACAAGGCGCTCACGAAGCGCACGCTCGCGGGCTTCGGCGTGCCGACGCCGCGCGCGCGGCTCGTGACGCGCGTGGCGATCGAGAGCGGCGCGCTCGACGACGTCACGTTCCCGGTGATCGTGAAGCCGAACTTCGAGGGCTCCTCGAAGGGCATCTCAGGCGATTTCAGCGTCTGCGAGGACGGGCACGAGCTCGCCGAGGTCGTCGATCGACAGCTCGCGCGGTACCCCGCAGGCCTGCTCGTCGAGCGCTTCCTGCGCGGCGTGGACGTGTCGTGCGCGTTCGTCGAGGGCCTCGGCGTCGACGGGGTCCTCGATCCGGTCGAGTACGTGATCGATCCTCGGTACTCCAACCTTTACAACGTCTACGATTTCCACCTGAAGAACGTGCGGCCCGAGCACGTGACGTCGCGCGTGGCGGAGCTGCCGGTGGCGGTGCTCGATCGTCTCCAGACGCTGACGCGCAGGATCGTGCGGGCGCTCGATCTCAAGGACCTCGGCCGCTGCGAGTTCCGCGTGGCCCCGGGGTCGCCGCAGACGGGCTACGACATCCACTTCCTCGAGGTCGACGCGCTGCCCTCGCTCGATCCGAACGCGGCGATGTTCGTCGCGGCGAAGAAGGGCGGCTTCGACTTCGACGGCGTGATCCGGTCGATCGTGCGCAGCTCGTGCAAACGCCGGGGGATGTCGCAGTTCGTCGACGGCGCGCCGCATCGCCGCGCGAAAAAGACCACGCTGCGCGTGGGCTTCACGTTCAACATGAAGCGCGACGGCGGCGACGCGGAGGCGGAGTTCGACTCGCCGCAGACGATCGAGGCGATCTCGAACGCAATCGAGAGCTTCGGCCACACGGTGATCCCGCTCGAAGCGAAGCCGGATCTGCCGCACCGGCTGCTCGCCGCGCAGCCCGACGTGGTCTTCAACATCGCCGAGGGCGTGCGCGGCCGCGGCCGCGAGGCGCAGGTGCCCGCGATGCTGGAGCTGCTCGGCATCCCCTACAGCGGCAGTGATCCGACGACGCTCTCGCTCTGCCTCGACAAGGGCCTGACGAAGCAGATCCTGCGCGCCTCGCGAATCGAAACGCCCGAGTGGCAGGTGCTCACGACGGGCCGCGAGAAGCTCAAGCCCTTCCGCTACCCGGTGATCGTCAAGCCGAACGCGGAGGGCACGTCGAAGGGGATCACCGGCGCGTCCGTGGTGCCGGACGAGGCGAGCGCGCGCGCGGCGGCGAAGCTCATGGTCGAGCGGTACGGGCAGCCGGCGCTCGTCGAGGAGTACATCGACGGCCGCGAGTTCACGGTGGGCCTGCTCGGCGATCGCCGCCCGCGGGTCTTGCCGCCGATGGAGGTGGTCTTCGTCGATCCGCCCGAGCACCCGGTCTACGGCTTCGAGGAGAAGCAGATGGGCACGACGCGCGTGCGCTTCGAGTGCCCGGCGAACCTCAGCTCGGCGGAGCTCAAACGAATCGAGAAGATCACGCGCGACACGTTCCTCGCGCTGCACTGCCGCGACGTCGCGCGGATCGACCTGCGCATGGCGAAGGACGGCACGGTGTACGTGATCGAGTGCAACCCGCTGCCCGGGCTCACCCCGGATTTCAGCGATCTCTGCGTCATCGGGAAGGTCGCGAGCATGGACTTCCGGACGCTCATCGGCGAGATCCTCGCCGGCTGCATCAAGCGGTTCCGCGGCGAGCGCGCCGCAACCGCGCCGCCTCTGGCGTCCGTCGCGACCCCGACCCCGGCGCACGGGCTGCCCCCGCTCCTCACGGCGAGCACGGGCCCCGTGAAGCCCAACGGGTCCTGA